One Hyla sarda isolate aHylSar1 chromosome 11, aHylSar1.hap1, whole genome shotgun sequence genomic window carries:
- the TRAF3 gene encoding TNF receptor-associated factor 3 isoform X4, which yields MAHEGSGVASDLVFKDNCCRREVLALQMYCRNESRGCKEQITLGTLLIHLKSDCQFEELACPRADCKERVIRKDLSDHIEKTCKYRETPCQYCKNQVPLVEMQKHEDMDCPSVVVSCPHKCSVKSLLRSELNAHLLECVNAPSTCSFKRYGCSFKGTNQQIKAHEASSAVQHVNLMKEWSSFLETKVSKLQNESSEKNKSIQILHNQMCNFEVEIERHKDLLRNNETKILHLQKVIEGQADKLKDLDKEIRSLRQTGDDEESVKSTIDAFKARLVQLETLSKTAVAWNPGVLETQINRHDQMLSVHDIRLADMDLRFQVLETASYNGVLIWKIRDYKRRKQEAVMGKTLSLYSQPFYTGYFGYKMCARVYLNGDGMGKNTHLSLFFVIMRGEYDALLPWPFKQKVSLMLMDQGPSRRHLGDAFKPDPNSSSFKKPTGEMNIASGCPVFVAQSVLENGTYIKDDTIFIKVIVDTSDLPDP from the exons ATTCACTTAAAAAGTGATTGTCAGTTCGAGGAACTCGCCTGTCCCCGTGCGGACTGCAAGGAAAGAGTCATCCGCAAGGATCTCAGTGACCACATAGAGAAGACATGCAAGTACCGAGAAACGCCCTGTCAGTACTGCAAAAACCAAGTACCGCTGGTAGAAATGCAG AAGCATGAAGATATGGATTGCCCGTCGGTCGTGGtgtcctgccctcataagtgtagcGTAAAAAGTTTATTGAGAAGTGAG tTGAATGCTCATTTATTAGAATGTGTGAATGCCCCAAGTACCTGTAGTTTTAAACGTTATGGCTGCAGTTTTAAG gGAACAAACCAGCAAATTAAAGCACATGAAGCCAGCTCTGCTGTTCAGCATGTCAACTTAATGAAAGAATGGAGCAGTTTTTTGGAAACCAAg GTGTCGAAGTTACAAAACGAAAGCTCTGAAAAGAATAAAAGTATCCAGATATTGCACAACCAGATGTGTAACTTTGAAGTGGAAATTGAAAGACATAAAGATTTGTTACGAAACAATGAAACAAAAATTCTCCATTTACag AAGGTGATTGAAGGCCAAGCAGACAAGCTGAAGGATTTGGACAAGGAAATTCGGAGTTTGCGGCAGACGGGAGATGACGAAGAAAGCGTGAAAAGCACCATTGATGCCTTTAAGGCTCGTTTAGTGCAATTGGAAACTCTCAGTAAAACTGCAGTCGCGTGGAACCCTG GTGTCTTGGAGACTCAAATCAACAGACACGATCAGATGCTGAGCGTTCACGACATCCGTCTGGCTGATATGGACCTCCGGTTCCAAGTACTGGAGACGGCAAGTTACAATGGCGTCCTGATCTGGAAGATCCGAGATTACAAGAGGCGGAAGCAGGAGGCTGTTATGGGGAAGACGTTGTCTTTGTACAGCCAGCCCTTTTACACTGGATACTTTGGATATAAAATGTGCGCAAGGGTCTATCTCAACGGGGACGGCATGGGGAAGAACACGCACTTGTCCCTGTTCTTTGTCATCATGAGGGGAGAGTACGATGCTCTGCTGCCTTGGCCTTTCAAACAAAAAGTCAGCCTTATGCTCATGGACCAGGGACCATCCAGACGGCATTTAGGGGACGCCTTCAAGCCGGACCCGAACAGCAGTAGCTTCAAAAAACCCACCGGGGAAATGAACATTGCCTCCGGATGCCCCGTATTCGTCGCCCAGTCCGTCTTAGAGAATGGGACGTACATTAAAGATGATACTATTTTTATTAAAGTCATAGTTGATACCTCGGACCTGCCAGACCCCTGA